From one Mya arenaria isolate MELC-2E11 chromosome 4, ASM2691426v1 genomic stretch:
- the LOC128230582 gene encoding 39S ribosomal protein L16, mitochondrial-like: MQLLKLQSKVLGVKTPQWIQVATLMKLKLPQNYSHVEMPERRRLVVAQKQPLPMAPMDPFPKMQKMLNLMRGPELVHNTLVYGEFGVQALEGGRLRFEHFESCRMQVVRKMNEKKAFAIYRVLSPWQAVTKKPLGHRMGSGKGNIHHWETPVKPDRMIFEIGGKIEFEEVEDILTVMAHYMPFKARVVTRKMLAKENEEKKVLEEKNKNPFSWKYCAENNMLGIKQFVSPHQLKWDGKYR, encoded by the exons ATGCAATTGCTCAAGCTGCAAAGTAAAGTTTTAG GTGTAAAGACCCCACAATGGATACAAGTGGCAACTTTGATGAAACTAAAGCTGCCTCAAAACTATAGCC ATGTTGAGATGCCAGAGCGTCGGCGTCTTGTTGTGGCTCAGAAACAGCCACTACCCATGGCACCTATGGATCCCTTCCCTAAAATGCAGAAAATGCTGAACCTCATGAGGGGCCCAGAGCTTGTGCACAATACCCTGGTGTATGGAGAGTTTGGTGTCCAG GCATTAGAAGGGGGACGGCTTCGTTTTGAGCATTTTGAGAGCTGCAGAATGCaggtagtacgtaaaatgaacGAAAAGAAAGCGTTTGCCATCTACCGCGTGCTATCTCCATGGCAGGCTGTTACGAAGAAACCACTAGGGCACAGAATGGGTAGTGGAAAGGGAAACATACATCATTGGGAAACGCCAGTAAAGCCAGACAGAATGATCTTTGAAATTGGGGGGAAAATTGAGTTCGAGGAAGTCGAGGACATTTTAACAGTAATGGCACATTATATGCCATTTAAGGCTAGAGTGGTTACTCGGAAAATGTTAGCAAAGGAAAATGAAGAGAAAAAAGTTTTAGAAGAGAAAAATAAGAACCCGTTTTCTTGGAAATATTGTGCCGAGAACAATATGCTTGGAATTAAACAGTTTGTCAGTCCTCATCAATTAAAATGGGATGGCAAATATAGATAG